From Halobacillus sp. Marseille-Q1614, the proteins below share one genomic window:
- a CDS encoding TRAP transporter permease, with protein MSEENHNISTEKQQEIMEKYDPDAGGRQLTGWIGRIAFIGLLVFSLFQLYSSTIANPPAQILRSVHVGFGLVLIFLLYPATKKNRAKGKVAWYDFILIALSFFVGTYWLFNYEQIVRSAGSLTTLDFYVGVLAVLLVLEATRRAVGVPITVIAAAFLAYAYWGRQMPGFLVHRGVDLDNIVQSMFFTTEGILGTPIAVSATFIFLFLLFGAFLVKTGVGQYFNDLAVTLAGKRTGGPAKVAIFSSALQGTISGSSVANVVTSGAFTIPMMKKLGYRREFAGGVEAAASTGGQLMPPIMGAAAFLMIEFIGIDYWSIAKAALIPAILYFTGIWIMTHFEAKRTGLSGLKDEEMPDRKEVFKKLYLLLPIVAIILFLSSGISVMRAALYGILTTILVGLLRKEKFRKLYIVAFGGGFLGHAIYSSFTAGFSVVSSLIFATIVTIVVSYLFDGNFVESIEALVDGARTALGVVAATAAAGIIVGVVTTTGLGLKLANSLVTLANGQILLTLFFTMVAAIILGMGSPTTANYVITSTIAAPAVILLGVPDLAAHLFVFYFGIIADITPPVALAAFAASGVASSEPIRTGLNAAKLAIAAFIIPYMFVLEPQLLMIDVSAPELVWILITAISGMIAIGAGLVGYWYRKVEWYERIPAVIGGVSLIYPTTMSDIAGVTIFVILLGMQFLFKRDKIGVPVYKAKPKSSAEA; from the coding sequence ATGAGTGAAGAAAATCACAACATTTCAACAGAAAAACAGCAAGAAATTATGGAGAAATATGACCCAGACGCCGGGGGAAGGCAGCTAACAGGCTGGATAGGCAGAATTGCATTTATCGGACTGCTTGTATTTTCATTATTCCAACTCTATTCTTCCACTATAGCTAACCCTCCTGCTCAAATTCTTCGTTCGGTACACGTTGGGTTTGGTTTGGTGCTCATTTTCTTGTTATATCCAGCAACAAAGAAAAATAGAGCGAAGGGAAAAGTAGCTTGGTATGATTTTATTCTTATCGCACTTAGCTTTTTTGTAGGAACTTACTGGTTATTTAATTATGAGCAAATCGTTCGAAGTGCAGGGTCTTTAACCACTTTAGACTTTTATGTAGGGGTACTGGCGGTCCTTCTAGTTTTAGAAGCCACACGCCGCGCCGTAGGGGTTCCAATTACTGTAATTGCAGCTGCGTTTCTCGCTTACGCTTATTGGGGAAGGCAGATGCCGGGATTTCTCGTCCATCGAGGTGTTGATCTGGATAATATTGTTCAATCCATGTTCTTTACAACGGAAGGTATTTTAGGTACACCTATTGCCGTATCAGCGACATTTATTTTCCTATTCTTATTATTTGGAGCCTTCCTCGTTAAAACAGGGGTTGGGCAATATTTTAATGATTTAGCGGTTACATTGGCAGGAAAGCGTACAGGAGGCCCCGCTAAAGTAGCCATCTTCTCTAGTGCTCTGCAAGGCACCATTAGCGGAAGCTCGGTAGCCAACGTTGTAACTTCTGGTGCCTTTACCATTCCTATGATGAAAAAGTTAGGCTATCGAAGAGAGTTTGCGGGGGGAGTCGAGGCTGCTGCCTCTACAGGCGGTCAGTTGATGCCTCCAATTATGGGTGCCGCAGCGTTTCTGATGATTGAATTTATTGGAATCGACTACTGGTCGATTGCGAAAGCAGCCCTCATTCCAGCCATTTTATATTTTACCGGGATATGGATTATGACCCACTTTGAAGCTAAAAGAACGGGCTTAAGCGGATTAAAGGATGAGGAAATGCCTGATCGCAAAGAAGTCTTTAAGAAGCTTTATCTTCTATTGCCGATCGTTGCCATTATTCTGTTCCTAAGCAGTGGAATTAGCGTTATGCGTGCGGCTTTATATGGTATTTTAACAACAATATTAGTAGGCCTTTTAAGAAAAGAAAAGTTCCGTAAACTTTATATTGTAGCTTTTGGCGGAGGATTTTTAGGTCATGCTATTTACAGTAGTTTTACGGCAGGATTCAGTGTAGTCTCTTCTTTAATCTTCGCCACAATTGTTACAATAGTAGTAAGCTATTTATTCGATGGAAATTTTGTTGAATCTATTGAGGCTTTAGTGGACGGTGCGCGAACAGCGCTTGGAGTTGTAGCGGCAACTGCGGCAGCTGGTATTATTGTGGGAGTTGTAACTACTACGGGTCTTGGTTTAAAACTGGCAAACAGCCTGGTTACTTTAGCCAATGGTCAAATTTTGTTAACCCTCTTCTTTACGATGGTTGCAGCGATTATCTTAGGAATGGGTTCACCGACTACTGCGAACTACGTTATTACATCTACAATTGCGGCACCCGCGGTTATTTTACTTGGTGTTCCTGATTTAGCTGCCCACTTATTCGTATTCTACTTTGGTATTATTGCGGATATTACGCCACCTGTGGCATTGGCTGCTTTCGCTGCTTCAGGCGTTGCTTCATCAGAACCGATACGAACCGGTCTGAACGCCGCCAAGCTCGCTATCGCTGCCTTTATTATTCCATACATGTTTGTTCTAGAACCTCAGCTGCTTATGATCGATGTAAGTGCTCCAGAGCTTGTATGGATTCTAATAACAGCGATTTCGGGTATGATTGCAATAGGTGCAGGGCTTGTCGGCTATTGGTATCGAAAAGTGGAATGGTATGAACGTATACCTGCAGTCATAGGGGGGGTATCATTAATTTACCCTACAACTATGAGTGATATAGCAGGGGTTACCATTTTTGTCATCTTATTAGGTATGCAATTCCTATTTAAGAGAGATAAAATTGGCGTTCCGGTTTATAAAGCAAAACCAAAATCATCAGCTGAAGCTTAA
- a CDS encoding DUF1850 domain-containing protein, with protein sequence MKLSRIGIYILGPSVFAILLFWGFYPYQSVISFEVLDEQEEKTYLKIPEGDHFQLTFTHSVHLSDVIEEYKLKNDRLYPVQLIYEDTAVGMPSNGQEGETFTVKDGKYYITELQGFHESITLSVGQVRANHTILYNDESYLLKDFVGAGSVIKIKPGHESNWNLMRGVTFNE encoded by the coding sequence ATGAAACTTTCTAGAATAGGTATATATATACTGGGCCCATCCGTGTTTGCTATTCTCCTGTTTTGGGGGTTCTACCCCTATCAGTCGGTCATTTCCTTCGAGGTATTGGATGAACAAGAGGAAAAAACTTATTTGAAAATACCGGAAGGAGACCATTTTCAGCTTACATTTACACACTCTGTCCATCTTTCTGATGTAATTGAAGAATATAAGCTCAAGAATGACCGTTTATATCCTGTTCAGCTTATCTATGAAGATACTGCTGTAGGTATGCCTTCAAACGGGCAGGAAGGAGAAACATTCACCGTAAAAGATGGGAAGTATTATATCACGGAGTTGCAGGGTTTCCATGAATCGATAACTTTATCAGTCGGACAAGTAAGGGCCAATCATACGATTCTTTATAATGATGAATCTTATTTATTAAAGGATTTTGTAGGAGCTGGATCTGTCATTAAGATCAAGCCAGGTCATGAGTCGAATTGGAACTTGATGAGAGGAGTGACTTTTAATGAGTGA
- a CDS encoding TAXI family TRAP transporter solute-binding subunit, protein MFNKKGFLVSALLLALSLFLIACGGGTADNDGGEEAEGEGDGQQFIQILTGGTEGTYYPLGGTFAQVINDNVDSVEANATSTGASVENMNSISSGDGEIAFTQTDIASYAAEGEVMFDEANEDFSAIGTLYPETIQIVTTKDSGIESVEDLEGKTVSVGAPGSGTNANADNILEVHGLDINEDITARDLDFGDSTTGIQDGTIDAAFITSGTPTGAVESLAASIDVNIVPIEPEKAQELMDQYSYYSEDEVPEGTYGLESAVPTVAVQAMLVAHNDLSEDLVYEMTKAIFDNTDQISHAKGEEISADTALEGVGIDIHPGAQKYFDEAGVSAE, encoded by the coding sequence ATGTTCAATAAGAAAGGGTTTTTAGTTTCTGCATTGTTGTTAGCGCTTTCTCTTTTTCTCATTGCTTGCGGCGGCGGAACAGCTGACAATGACGGCGGAGAAGAGGCTGAAGGAGAGGGTGATGGCCAGCAGTTTATCCAAATTCTAACTGGTGGTACAGAAGGAACTTACTATCCTCTAGGTGGTACTTTCGCCCAGGTTATTAATGATAATGTAGATAGTGTAGAAGCAAACGCTACCTCTACCGGTGCTTCCGTAGAAAATATGAATTCCATTAGTTCAGGAGATGGAGAAATTGCTTTTACTCAAACAGACATCGCTTCTTATGCAGCTGAAGGAGAGGTAATGTTTGATGAAGCAAATGAAGATTTTTCAGCTATTGGAACTTTATATCCAGAAACCATTCAAATTGTAACTACTAAAGATAGTGGAATTGAAAGCGTAGAAGACCTTGAAGGGAAAACAGTTTCTGTTGGAGCTCCGGGATCCGGTACAAATGCCAACGCTGATAATATTTTAGAAGTTCATGGGCTTGATATTAATGAAGATATAACAGCTCGTGACTTGGACTTTGGCGATTCTACAACAGGTATTCAAGATGGTACGATTGATGCAGCTTTCATCACATCTGGTACCCCTACTGGAGCCGTGGAAAGCTTAGCAGCTTCTATTGATGTAAACATCGTTCCAATCGAACCTGAAAAAGCTCAGGAATTGATGGATCAATACAGCTATTATTCTGAAGATGAGGTTCCTGAAGGGACTTATGGTTTAGAATCTGCCGTGCCAACAGTAGCCGTACAAGCTATGTTGGTTGCCCATAATGACCTTAGTGAAGATTTAGTGTATGAAATGACAAAAGCGATTTTCGATAACACCGATCAAATTTCGCACGCTAAAGGAGAAGAAATCTCTGCCGATACTGCTCTTGAAGGGGTAGGCATTGATATCCATCCTGGTGCACAGAAATATTTTGATGAGGCAGGCGTAAGTGCCGAGTAA
- the dat gene encoding D-amino-acid transaminase, producing MSIYDYLLTHEDFVHKDELKYPFEERGLQFGDGIYEVIRVYKGKYYLITEHVERLFRSAEAIKIEMPFSKEEVYQRLGELLEKNSVQSDAKVYLQITRGSAPRDHAFPTGTKANLYAYAQDLPRKTELMRSGVKAVTKPDVRWDWCYIKSLNLLPNVMAKQEASEAGCFEAILHKDGEVTECSSSNAYLVRNGKVYTHPAKKNILHGCVRMRVEQFCKDEGIPFIEESFQVEDIQYADELFLSSSTAEVMPIIEVDGMKVGSGEPGEVTRKMQEKYEADAGIEASIFAK from the coding sequence ATGAGTATATATGATTACTTATTAACCCACGAAGATTTTGTCCATAAAGATGAGTTAAAGTATCCTTTTGAAGAACGCGGGCTTCAGTTTGGCGATGGTATTTACGAAGTGATTCGCGTGTATAAAGGAAAATATTATTTAATTACTGAGCACGTTGAGCGCCTGTTTCGTTCAGCGGAAGCAATAAAAATTGAGATGCCTTTTTCAAAAGAAGAAGTGTACCAGCGGCTCGGTGAGTTATTAGAAAAGAATAGCGTTCAATCGGACGCAAAAGTCTATCTCCAAATTACAAGAGGCTCTGCTCCAAGAGACCATGCGTTTCCAACAGGAACGAAAGCGAACCTTTATGCATATGCGCAGGATCTGCCTCGTAAAACGGAATTGATGAGAAGCGGCGTTAAAGCTGTGACGAAACCGGACGTCCGCTGGGACTGGTGTTACATTAAGAGCTTAAACCTGCTTCCAAATGTGATGGCAAAGCAGGAAGCAAGTGAAGCCGGTTGTTTTGAAGCCATTTTACACAAGGATGGGGAAGTGACCGAGTGCAGTTCCTCCAATGCCTACCTCGTTAGAAATGGAAAAGTTTACACACATCCGGCGAAGAAGAATATTCTGCATGGCTGTGTGCGAATGAGAGTAGAGCAGTTCTGCAAAGACGAAGGGATTCCATTTATTGAGGAATCGTTCCAGGTTGAAGATATCCAATATGCGGATGAGCTCTTCCTATCCAGCAGTACTGCTGAGGTCATGCCAATTATCGAAGTTGATGGGATGAAGGTGGGCAGCGGCGAGCCTGGTGAAGTCACCCGCAAAATGCAGGAGAAGTATGAAGCTGATGCAGGTATTGAAGCGTCTATTTTCGCCAAGTAG
- a CDS encoding SpoVR family protein, with protein sequence MRAQDHTKLQKAIEEITEIADGFGLDFYPMHYEVCPDDIIYTFGAYGMPTRFSHWSFGKQYYKMKLQYDLGLSKIYELVINSNPCYAFLLNSNTLIQNKLIVAHVLAHCDFFKNNARFQNTKRDMVESMAATAERIASYEKKYGKEEVESFLDAVLAIQEHIDPSLVRPKLSWQSDQQEEGSPKKRRTPYDDLWRIGESPDAPEFKKTRKIPPQPEKDLLLFIEQFSRELEDWQCDILTMMREEMLYFWPQLETKIMNEGWASYWHARIIRELDLTSDEVIDFAKLNASVVQPSKTQLNPYYLGLKIFEDIEERYDNPTEEMIRHGIKPGSGREKMFEVREVESDQSFIRNYLTKELVRREDLYLFQKQGQKYKITDKDHEAVRDQLVTMRVNGGFPYITVEDGDYMKSGELYLKHHFEDVELDLKYLEKTLPYIYQLWGRPVHMETRVEDRDVAFSYSGKKVQKKYL encoded by the coding sequence TTGAGGGCGCAGGACCACACAAAATTGCAAAAGGCCATTGAAGAAATTACAGAGATAGCTGACGGCTTTGGACTGGACTTTTACCCGATGCATTATGAAGTTTGTCCGGATGATATTATATATACTTTTGGTGCTTATGGAATGCCGACAAGATTTTCGCATTGGAGCTTTGGAAAGCAGTATTACAAAATGAAGCTTCAATATGATTTAGGCTTAAGTAAAATTTATGAGTTAGTCATTAATTCGAATCCTTGCTACGCTTTTCTTCTGAATTCAAATACCTTGATTCAGAATAAATTGATTGTCGCTCACGTACTGGCTCACTGTGACTTTTTCAAAAATAATGCCCGCTTTCAAAATACAAAGCGGGATATGGTAGAAAGCATGGCGGCCACCGCCGAGCGGATTGCCAGCTACGAGAAAAAATACGGCAAAGAAGAAGTAGAATCCTTTCTTGATGCAGTACTCGCTATTCAAGAGCATATCGATCCGTCTCTTGTCAGGCCAAAGCTTTCCTGGCAGTCCGATCAGCAGGAAGAGGGGAGTCCGAAAAAACGCAGAACGCCTTATGATGATCTTTGGAGGATTGGGGAATCACCGGATGCGCCTGAATTTAAAAAAACGAGAAAGATCCCGCCGCAGCCGGAAAAAGATCTGCTGCTGTTTATTGAACAATTCAGCCGTGAACTCGAAGACTGGCAGTGCGATATTTTAACGATGATGCGTGAAGAAATGCTGTATTTCTGGCCGCAGCTTGAGACGAAGATCATGAACGAAGGCTGGGCGTCTTACTGGCATGCACGGATCATCAGGGAATTAGACTTAACGAGTGATGAAGTGATTGATTTTGCTAAGTTAAACGCGAGTGTCGTGCAGCCGTCCAAAACGCAGTTAAACCCTTATTACTTAGGCTTGAAAATATTTGAAGATATTGAAGAGCGTTATGATAATCCAACAGAAGAAATGATCCGTCATGGCATTAAGCCGGGGTCGGGGCGGGAAAAAATGTTTGAAGTCCGTGAAGTTGAGTCCGATCAAAGTTTTATCCGGAATTATTTAACGAAAGAACTTGTGCGCCGCGAGGACCTTTATTTATTCCAGAAACAGGGGCAGAAATATAAAATTACCGATAAAGACCATGAAGCTGTTCGAGATCAGCTCGTAACGATGAGAGTAAATGGAGGATTCCCGTATATCACAGTAGAAGATGGCGACTACATGAAGAGCGGCGAGCTTTATTTAAAACATCACTTTGAAGATGTAGAGCTTGACCTGAAATATTTAGAGAAGACGCTGCCGTATATTTATCAGCTGTGGGGCCGTCCGGTTCATATGGAAACAAGGGTAGAAGACAGAGACGTCGCTTTTAGCTATTCAGGAAAAAAAGTTCAGAAGAAATACTTGTAG
- a CDS encoding YhcN/YlaJ family sporulation lipoprotein — MKWKLITAALLASLSLVACQAEQEAGDNNNANYDGVENTRFERTSEQDNREAPQNNQYDNDRGMQHNTNYNVEEELANKIAENVKGVDKAYVLKTRDNAYVAAVLDNQNGGSEELPDDVEKQITDLVKKSDQDINNVYISTNPDFVDLTKNYASDVENGEPVQGFFREFGTMVDRIFPDRE; from the coding sequence ATGAAATGGAAGTTAATAACGGCGGCTTTACTGGCATCATTATCACTTGTCGCTTGTCAAGCCGAGCAGGAAGCCGGCGATAATAACAATGCAAATTATGACGGAGTAGAAAATACTCGTTTTGAACGTACAAGTGAGCAGGATAACAGGGAAGCCCCGCAAAACAATCAGTATGACAATGATCGAGGGATGCAGCACAATACGAACTATAACGTGGAAGAAGAACTCGCAAATAAGATTGCTGAAAATGTTAAAGGAGTTGACAAAGCCTACGTTCTAAAAACGCGCGATAATGCATACGTGGCAGCTGTTTTAGATAATCAGAATGGGGGTTCTGAAGAACTGCCAGACGATGTAGAAAAGCAAATTACAGATCTTGTGAAGAAATCAGATCAGGATATTAATAATGTCTACATCTCTACTAACCCTGATTTTGTGGATTTAACTAAAAACTATGCAAGTGACGTCGAAAACGGTGAACCTGTTCAAGGTTTTTTTCGCGAATTTGGAACGATGGTAGACCGAATTTTCCCGGATCGGGAATAA
- a CDS encoding YhdB family protein produces MYPDDYEKALHFMIWGQWDDLLVLMVRTRDQFLAKKIESFLHAYHYSTRESELYLSHESLLHYIDHAHATTNTELYV; encoded by the coding sequence ATGTACCCTGATGATTATGAAAAGGCTCTTCACTTTATGATCTGGGGCCAATGGGACGACTTGCTAGTCCTAATGGTCCGGACGCGGGACCAGTTTCTCGCAAAAAAGATTGAGTCTTTCCTCCATGCTTACCATTACTCAACCAGAGAGTCCGAGCTGTATCTAAGTCATGAAAGCTTATTACACTATATCGACCATGCTCATGCTACGACAAACACTGAGCTGTATGTATAA